A section of the Kribbella sp. HUAS MG21 genome encodes:
- a CDS encoding LCP family protein, which translates to MGSARATAKRPRSMPKLLGFTLLGALLPGLGLIVGGRRKTGAFVLTLFLGLVGLGAYVGLTRRDEVLAAAVVPSRLLITSVAIGVLAFLWIVVVVASHRSLRPATGGAGGRAFGAFFVGVLCFAIAAPAAVGVQSVLAQRTLVQDVFQAQGESKSATRPTTVNVRDPWEDKPRLNLLLLGGDDAPSREGVRTDTVIVASIDTRTGNTALVSLPRNLTFMPFPEDSPLHRFYPNGYGKEGLGLEERLEWMLTAMYQNVPAAHPGILGPSDNEGADVLKQSVGTAIGLKLDYYLQVNLQSFPEIVDALGGIRVNVNERVAMGGVSSAHIPPKEWIEPGPNQLLDGRHALWFARGRYGADDDQRQVRQRCVIKSMVDAADPQTLVTKYKAIARAGRNLLRTDIPQELLPALVQLALKVKSGTVSNVTLDSDKLRLKYLHPDYQALRDTVEKALESTPPPTATPTSPTTPSTPTRRPTTTTTTAPPGPTQNLADACAYNPNGDQPS; encoded by the coding sequence ATGGGGAGTGCGCGCGCGACGGCGAAGCGGCCGCGGTCGATGCCGAAGTTGCTGGGATTCACGCTGCTGGGGGCACTGCTTCCGGGACTCGGACTGATCGTCGGCGGACGCCGCAAGACCGGTGCGTTCGTACTCACACTGTTCCTCGGGCTGGTCGGCCTCGGCGCGTACGTCGGCCTCACCCGGCGCGACGAGGTGCTCGCCGCGGCCGTCGTACCGAGCCGGCTGCTGATCACGTCGGTGGCGATCGGGGTCCTCGCGTTCCTCTGGATCGTGGTCGTCGTGGCCTCGCACCGGTCATTGCGTCCGGCAACGGGCGGCGCCGGCGGGCGGGCGTTCGGGGCGTTCTTCGTCGGCGTGCTGTGCTTCGCGATCGCGGCGCCGGCGGCGGTCGGCGTGCAGAGCGTGCTGGCGCAGCGGACGCTGGTGCAGGACGTGTTCCAGGCGCAGGGCGAGAGCAAGAGCGCGACCCGGCCGACGACGGTCAACGTGCGCGACCCGTGGGAGGACAAGCCGCGGCTGAACCTGCTGCTGCTCGGCGGCGACGACGCGCCGAGCCGCGAGGGCGTGCGCACCGACACGGTGATCGTGGCGAGCATCGACACCCGGACCGGGAACACCGCCCTGGTCTCGCTGCCGCGGAACCTGACGTTCATGCCGTTCCCGGAGGACTCGCCGCTGCACAGGTTCTACCCGAACGGCTACGGCAAGGAAGGGCTCGGCCTCGAGGAGCGGCTCGAGTGGATGCTGACCGCGATGTACCAGAACGTCCCGGCGGCGCATCCCGGCATCCTCGGCCCGTCGGACAACGAGGGCGCCGACGTCCTGAAGCAGTCGGTCGGTACGGCGATCGGGCTGAAGCTCGACTACTACCTGCAGGTCAACCTGCAGAGCTTCCCGGAGATCGTCGACGCGCTCGGCGGGATCCGGGTGAACGTCAACGAGCGGGTCGCGATGGGCGGCGTGAGCAGCGCGCACATCCCGCCGAAGGAGTGGATCGAGCCCGGGCCGAACCAGCTGCTCGACGGCCGGCACGCGCTCTGGTTCGCCCGCGGCCGGTACGGCGCCGACGACGACCAGCGGCAGGTCCGGCAGCGGTGCGTGATCAAGAGCATGGTCGACGCGGCCGATCCGCAGACGCTTGTGACGAAGTACAAGGCGATCGCGCGGGCGGGGCGGAACCTGCTGCGGACCGACATCCCGCAGGAACTGCTGCCGGCGCTGGTGCAGCTCGCGCTGAAGGTGAAGTCGGGAACGGTCTCGAACGTCACGCTCGACTCCGACAAGCTCCGGCTCAAGTACCTGCACCCCGACTATCAGGCGCTTCGCGACACCGTCGAGAAGGCCCTCGAGTCGACACCCCCGCCGACCGCGACCCCGACCTCTCCCACCACACCGAGCACCCCCACCCGCAGGCCCACGACCACAACCACGACCGCTCCACCGGGCCCGACCCAGAACCTCGCGGACGCCTGCGCCTACAACCCGAACGGCGACCAGCCGAGCTAG
- a CDS encoding GntR family transcriptional regulator, protein MSEAPYQVIAAELRRRIESGELRPGDRVPSTRALVRDFGVAMATATKALQALQQDRLVHAAPGVGTVVGPPPRSRRTEAAGSRDGDLNQDEVVRTGIAIADAEGLAALSMRRIATELGVSTMALYRYVGGKDALVIRMVDAAIGEFPLGELPEHWRDTVTLVARTHWAAYRKHLWLASAISLSRPQLVPRLLPHTDAVLGALRGVGKSAALSTVISLFAYVRGIALVMEAEAQAEQDTGVTADEWVTQQTDQLALMIAAGNLTAFRELLADGFDYDYDLDQLFEFGLGVFLDGLAARLR, encoded by the coding sequence ATGAGCGAGGCGCCGTACCAGGTGATCGCGGCCGAGCTGCGGCGGCGGATCGAGAGCGGGGAGCTGCGGCCCGGGGACCGGGTGCCGTCGACGCGCGCGCTGGTGCGGGACTTCGGGGTGGCGATGGCGACCGCGACGAAGGCGTTGCAGGCGCTGCAGCAGGACCGGCTCGTGCATGCGGCACCGGGCGTCGGCACCGTGGTGGGGCCGCCGCCGCGATCCCGCCGTACCGAGGCCGCGGGATCGCGGGACGGGGACCTCAACCAGGACGAGGTCGTGCGGACGGGGATCGCGATCGCGGACGCGGAAGGCCTGGCGGCGCTGTCGATGCGGCGGATCGCGACCGAACTCGGGGTGTCGACGATGGCGCTCTACCGGTACGTCGGGGGCAAGGACGCGCTAGTGATCCGGATGGTCGACGCGGCGATCGGCGAGTTCCCGCTGGGCGAGCTTCCGGAGCACTGGCGGGACACGGTGACGCTGGTCGCGCGGACGCACTGGGCGGCGTACCGGAAGCACCTGTGGCTGGCGAGCGCGATCAGCCTGAGCCGGCCGCAGCTGGTCCCACGGCTCCTGCCGCACACGGATGCGGTGCTGGGGGCGCTGCGCGGCGTCGGGAAGAGCGCGGCGCTGTCGACGGTCATCAGCCTGTTCGCGTACGTGCGCGGGATCGCGCTGGTGATGGAGGCCGAGGCGCAGGCCGAGCAGGACACCGGTGTGACCGCGGACGAGTGGGTCACGCAGCAGACCGACCAGCTGGCGCTGATGATCGCCGCCGGGAACCTGACCGCGTTCCGCGAGCTGCTCGCGGACGGCTTCGACTACGACTACGACCTGGACCAGTTGTTCGAATTCGGGCTCGGCGTCTTCCTCGATGGGCTCGCGGCCCGGCTACGCTGA
- a CDS encoding NAD-dependent epimerase/dehydratase family protein, whose product MRILVLGGNGFVGRAVVDDALAQGAEVTSFSRGRSGTPLPAAVTQLVGDREAGDYAALRSGEWDAVVDLSGFRTRDVDQAMDVLGDRVGRYVFVSSHAVYVRDLPAGTDETAPRREPMRDADVLTNETYGPCKVACEDDVVERYGERATLVRPGRVTGPGDSSGTALYWIRRGARGGRVALPTKPEAPLQLVDSRDVARLITRLVGDDRSGAFNAIGPDSTIAELIRTAAELSGATVEIVPIPFDAVPPRFPLMDPEPEWGERRRNPAKARAAGMPVTPLRKTVEDVLRWDHDRGAPPLSMGLTKEQEQQLLGQ is encoded by the coding sequence GTGCGGATTCTGGTGCTGGGCGGGAACGGGTTCGTCGGGCGTGCGGTCGTGGACGACGCGCTGGCGCAGGGTGCCGAGGTGACGTCGTTCAGTCGCGGCCGGAGCGGTACGCCGCTGCCGGCAGCCGTGACGCAACTGGTCGGGGATCGCGAGGCCGGCGACTACGCCGCACTGCGGTCCGGCGAGTGGGACGCGGTGGTCGACCTGAGCGGGTTCCGGACGCGCGACGTCGACCAGGCGATGGACGTACTCGGCGACCGGGTCGGGCGGTACGTCTTCGTCTCGAGCCACGCGGTCTACGTCCGCGACCTGCCCGCGGGGACCGACGAGACGGCGCCGCGCCGCGAGCCGATGCGGGACGCCGACGTGCTGACGAACGAGACGTACGGACCGTGCAAGGTCGCATGTGAGGACGACGTGGTCGAGCGGTACGGCGAGCGCGCGACGCTCGTCCGGCCGGGTCGCGTCACGGGTCCCGGCGACTCCTCGGGTACGGCGCTCTACTGGATCCGTCGTGGCGCGCGGGGCGGGCGCGTGGCGCTGCCGACCAAACCCGAGGCGCCGCTCCAGTTGGTGGACAGCCGCGATGTCGCGCGGTTGATCACGCGGCTCGTCGGCGACGACCGCTCCGGTGCCTTCAACGCCATCGGCCCGGACTCCACGATCGCCGAGCTGATTCGAACCGCGGCCGAGTTGTCCGGTGCGACAGTCGAGATCGTCCCGATCCCTTTCGACGCCGTCCCGCCGCGCTTCCCGCTGATGGATCCCGAGCCCGAGTGGGGCGAACGCCGCCGCAACCCGGCGAAGGCACGCGCCGCGGGAATGCCGGTCACCCCGCTCCGGAAGACCGTCGAGGACGTCCTCCGCTGGGACCACGACCGAGGCGCACCACCGTTGAGCATGGGACTCACGAAGGAGCAAGAACAACAGCTGCTAGGACAGTGA
- a CDS encoding TetR family transcriptional regulator: protein MAHKRDREATRAGLLECARLRFARDGYDGTSVRDVAGDVGVDPALVFRYFGSKSGLFTEAMATSSAPVALPDGPVEELPAKLLHQLVFEDWSQYAGEHPLIAMLRSAGHEDTKDRLRRQVCDGYLDVLSGLAGGAEDKDLRTELFAAWLLGIGILRTAVGTPALAKATEEELRPHLEAVVETLFGSR from the coding sequence ATGGCGCACAAGCGGGACCGGGAGGCGACGCGGGCCGGGTTGCTGGAGTGTGCGCGGCTGCGGTTCGCACGGGACGGGTACGACGGGACGAGCGTGCGCGACGTGGCGGGCGACGTCGGGGTCGATCCGGCGCTGGTGTTCCGGTACTTCGGGTCCAAGTCCGGGTTGTTCACCGAGGCGATGGCGACGTCGTCGGCTCCCGTCGCGCTGCCGGACGGACCGGTCGAGGAGTTGCCGGCGAAGTTGCTGCACCAGTTGGTCTTCGAGGACTGGTCGCAGTACGCGGGTGAGCACCCGCTGATCGCGATGCTGCGGTCAGCCGGCCACGAGGACACCAAGGACCGCCTCCGCCGGCAGGTCTGCGACGGGTACCTCGACGTGTTGTCCGGCCTGGCAGGTGGTGCCGAGGACAAGGATCTCCGTACCGAGCTCTTCGCCGCCTGGCTGCTCGGGATCGGCATCCTCCGGACCGCCGTCGGTACGCCGGCTCTCGCGAAGGCGACGGAGGAGGAGCTCCGGCCGCACCTGGAGGCAGTCGTCGAGACGCTGTTCGGTAGCCGTTAG
- a CDS encoding SDR family NAD(P)-dependent oxidoreductase, whose protein sequence is MENVVVAGGTTGMGREIALHYLRRGARVTVIGSTASRGAEFLRTAEGLDGEAGFVRADLLSIAENQRVVKEVEARHEALDALVLAAMLPFVRRRETVDGLEGTFVLYYLSRFILSYGLTGLLERGGTPIITNLGATGITKGAVNWDDLQFTRKYDVVRATLSGGRANDLLAVHYLQNHPGGRTKYFGVQPPYTRSGTNHLPQPLRALARLSAALFAKPAAESVRDTAAVMDAQPPERLILRAVGQPVDPGLATFDPQDARRLYELTRKML, encoded by the coding sequence ATGGAGAACGTCGTGGTGGCCGGCGGTACGACCGGCATGGGGCGCGAGATCGCGCTGCACTACCTGCGCCGCGGCGCGCGGGTGACGGTGATCGGGAGTACTGCGTCCCGCGGTGCGGAGTTCCTGCGAACGGCGGAAGGGCTCGACGGGGAGGCCGGGTTCGTGCGGGCCGATCTGCTGTCGATCGCGGAGAACCAGCGGGTGGTCAAGGAAGTCGAGGCGCGGCACGAAGCGCTCGACGCGCTCGTGCTGGCCGCGATGCTCCCGTTCGTGAGGCGCCGCGAGACGGTCGACGGCCTGGAGGGGACGTTCGTGCTCTACTACCTGAGCCGTTTCATCCTCAGCTACGGCCTGACCGGCCTGCTCGAGCGTGGCGGCACCCCGATCATCACGAACCTCGGTGCCACCGGCATCACCAAGGGTGCCGTGAACTGGGACGACCTGCAGTTCACCCGGAAGTACGACGTGGTGCGCGCGACGCTGAGCGGCGGCCGGGCGAACGATCTGCTCGCGGTGCACTACCTCCAGAACCACCCCGGCGGACGGACCAAGTACTTCGGCGTCCAACCGCCGTACACGAGGAGCGGCACGAACCATCTGCCGCAACCGCTGCGCGCCCTCGCACGGCTGAGCGCGGCGCTGTTCGCGAAGCCGGCCGCGGAGAGCGTCAGGGACACGGCGGCCGTGATGGACGCGCAGCCGCCGGAGCGGTTGATTCTGCGGGCGGTCGGCCAGCCGGTCGACCCGGGCCTGGCGACGTTCGATCCGCAGGACGCTCGCCGGCTGTACGAACTGACCAGGAAAATGCTCTGA
- a CDS encoding YciI family protein, protein MRFDRYTVILLTLRPDAPVMTEDEAAALQDLHLAHGAKLQESGLVLARGPLVDQDDERYRGFSIWSVDAATARAHAEADPAVRAGRLAVEVMTWMMPVGNLHFTQVRPPHSLAEAAED, encoded by the coding sequence ATGCGCTTCGATCGCTACACGGTGATCCTGCTGACCTTGCGGCCCGATGCCCCGGTGATGACCGAGGACGAGGCCGCCGCGTTGCAGGACCTGCACCTCGCGCACGGCGCGAAGCTGCAGGAGAGCGGCCTGGTCCTGGCGCGCGGCCCGCTCGTCGACCAGGACGACGAGCGCTACCGGGGCTTCTCGATCTGGTCCGTGGACGCGGCGACCGCCCGCGCCCACGCCGAGGCCGACCCGGCCGTCCGCGCGGGCCGGCTCGCGGTCGAGGTGATGACCTGGATGATGCCCGTCGGCAACCTCCACTTCACCCAGGTCCGCCCCCCACACTCGCTGGCCGAGGCCGCCGAGGACTGA
- a CDS encoding ABC transporter ATP-binding protein, whose amino-acid sequence MQETVGLTGDDLRLGYHGRRVVDGASLHIEAASVTALVGPNGSGKSTLLRALARLHHPDGGSITFPGGENALALSAKDFARKVTLLSQSRPTPNGVSVRDVVGYGRHPYRGRWRNDDADGPRAIEHAMAVTGVTAMAERGVDELSGGELQRVWLATCLAQDTGVLLLDEPTTFLDLRYQIEILDLMRELADEHGVAVGVVLHDLNQAAAVADRIALLDQGRVRATGTPDEVLRADALTSTYGITIEVGTDPVTGLVSTRPIGKHLSRVTTS is encoded by the coding sequence ATGCAGGAAACGGTGGGGCTGACAGGCGACGACCTGCGGCTCGGGTATCACGGCCGGCGGGTGGTCGACGGCGCCTCGCTGCACATCGAGGCAGCGAGCGTGACCGCACTCGTGGGTCCCAACGGTAGTGGGAAGTCGACCCTGCTGCGCGCCCTCGCGCGTCTGCACCACCCGGACGGCGGCAGCATCACGTTCCCGGGCGGCGAGAACGCGCTCGCCCTGTCGGCGAAGGACTTCGCCCGCAAGGTGACGTTGCTCTCCCAGTCCCGGCCGACCCCGAACGGCGTCAGCGTCCGCGACGTCGTCGGCTACGGCCGGCACCCGTACCGCGGCCGCTGGCGCAACGACGACGCCGACGGCCCGCGGGCGATCGAGCACGCGATGGCGGTCACCGGCGTCACCGCGATGGCCGAGCGCGGCGTCGACGAACTGTCCGGCGGCGAGCTGCAACGCGTCTGGCTCGCCACCTGCCTCGCGCAGGACACCGGCGTCCTGCTGCTCGACGAACCGACGACGTTCCTCGACCTGCGCTACCAGATCGAGATCCTCGACCTGATGCGCGAGCTCGCCGACGAGCACGGGGTCGCGGTCGGCGTCGTCCTGCACGACCTGAACCAGGCCGCCGCGGTGGCGGACCGGATCGCGCTCCTCGATCAGGGGCGAGTGCGCGCGACCGGTACGCCGGACGAGGTGCTGCGGGCCGACGCCCTCACCTCGACGTACGGCATCACCATCGAGGTCGGGACCGATCCGGTCACCGGCCTGGTCTCCACCCGCCCCATCGGCAAGCACCTCTCCCGCGTCACGACGAGCTGA